Part of the Deltaproteobacteria bacterium genome, GTGAGGGATTTGAGGAGGCGTTGGCGAAATAATCTATGTTAACACACACAGGCAAAGTCGTGACATGATGTTTCATGAAAAGAAAACTGTTCAAACGTACTCCAAGTTCTAAAGGTTGACTCAAATCAGGTCCAGACAAACGGTTATTTAAAGACATTTGACAATACATAAATTCAGCAGGTTTTATTTTCCGAGGGCCTTATAAAACAGGGTTTCTGATCAAGACAAAGAATCCGTGAATATATTTGATGTTATGGCCGCATAGTCTCAGTTAACAGGAGAAAAATCAATGTCAGCCGAATTATTTGAAAGGTATCGAGATGAAATTGAAGATAAATATCGAGAGATGACACCAAAATCACGAGCCATGCTTGGAACGGCTAAACAGTATGTAGCCGGAGGAGTTACTAGGGAAACCTGCTGGTGGAAACCATATCCCGTTTTTGTCGAAAGAGGTGAAGGCTGCTATCTTTATGATATCGATGGGAATGTTTTTCTTGATCATAATAATTGCTTCACAGCCGCTTTATTGGGGCATGTTCATCCAAAAGTGGTAGCCGCCATGAACGAGGCCGCACCCAAACTGCTTGGCGCGGGAGCGGCCACGGAAAGCATTCATCAATGGGCCAAGATTTTATGCGATCGATTTCAATCCGTGGACAAAGTACGATTTTGCTGCTCTGGCACTGAAGCCGTTATGTTTACATTTCGCGCCGCTCGCGCGTATACCAATAAAAATAAAATTATGAAACAAAGGGGTTCTTACCACGGGACGATAAATGAGGTGGAACCCGACATGCCTACTTCTTCAAAGGGCCTGCCCAAAAACGCTGCGGCGGATATGATTTATGCGGACTATACAAATATAGAAGAAATCGAAAAACTTGTTCAAGACAACAAGGAAGACTTAGCCGCGATTCTCGTGAACGGAATATGGTTTTCCAAGGAGAATGATTATTTGAAATTTATTAAAGAGCTCGCACATGAAAATAACATTCTTCTTATTATGGATGAGGTCATGAGTTTCCGGTACGCGTTAGGCGGCGCTCAGGAGTACTTCAATGTTATGGCGGACCTTACCGCCTTTGGAAAATTCATTGGCGGAGGCGGGTTGGCGGTAGGTGCTTTTGGTGGCCGGGATGACATTATGAGTCTTTTTTCTCCATTGGAACAAGATGAACCGGTGCACCACTCTGGAACTTTTTCAGCAAATCCCGTCACCGTAGCGGCCGGTATTGCAGCATTAAATGAAATGACGCCCGAACTCATCGCAAGGCTCAATGCTCTTGGAGGTGAGCTTAGAACAGGCTTTAAGGAGGCTTTCCAGGAGATGGAAATCCAGGGAGGTGTAAGCGGTGAAAGCTCTCTTACTATGATGCGCATTGGCGCACCCGCCATAGATCCCCGCCGCGCTTCGGCCCCGGAAACACATCAAGAAATTATGAGGCTTTTTGGACTCTCACTCCTTAACAAAACAATGTTTACTCCGGCATCCGGTTCATTATGGGCTCTTTCCGAACCTATGACAGAAAACGAAATTGATCAAACTGTATCGGCAGTTAAAGAGACCCTCGATGAATTACGTCCTTTGATAAAGGAAGCGACACCTGAGCTTATCTTGACTTAACAGACCTTCTAAATGACAAAGCAAGCAGTGATGTTAAAAAATGTGCCTAAAACGTACAGTTGATAATTCTAAAGAACTTTTTATTACCTTAAAAAAAGGAGAATCATTAAATGAGTGAAAGATCAGGCAAAATACAAACCGTCTTGGGGTTTATTGATCCTGCCGAGCTTGGATACACCCAACCTCACGAGCACCTCCTCGTTATATTAATACCGGCCCTGCAAAGGGAGGAGGCCGTGGGAGAAGAAATCCGAATGGACAACCTCGGGTGGAATCGGCAGAACTGGACTAGCAACCCTGAAAATCTGCGGGTTACCAGTGAAGAAGACCTCATTGAGGAAATGAGGGACTACAAGGAAGCAGGGGGCGGAGCCGTGGTCGAGTTATCCCTCACTGACATAGCTCGCGATCCCGAAGGGATGGCTCGCATCTCAAAGGCAACCGGGGTTCATGTGATTATGGGTGCGGGTTATTACGTGCAGCCCTATCATCCCCCGGAAGTCGAGAGTATGTCAGAAGAAGAAATCGCTGAAGAGATCGTCCGTGACGTGATTGAGGGAGTTGACGGCACAGGGATCAAATCGGGCATCATCGGGGAGATAGGTTTGAACTGGCCCATTCACGACAATGA contains:
- a CDS encoding aminotransferase class III-fold pyridoxal phosphate-dependent enzyme codes for the protein MSAELFERYRDEIEDKYREMTPKSRAMLGTAKQYVAGGVTRETCWWKPYPVFVERGEGCYLYDIDGNVFLDHNNCFTAALLGHVHPKVVAAMNEAAPKLLGAGAATESIHQWAKILCDRFQSVDKVRFCCSGTEAVMFTFRAARAYTNKNKIMKQRGSYHGTINEVEPDMPTSSKGLPKNAAADMIYADYTNIEEIEKLVQDNKEDLAAILVNGIWFSKENDYLKFIKELAHENNILLIMDEVMSFRYALGGAQEYFNVMADLTAFGKFIGGGGLAVGAFGGRDDIMSLFSPLEQDEPVHHSGTFSANPVTVAAGIAALNEMTPELIARLNALGGELRTGFKEAFQEMEIQGGVSGESSLTMMRIGAPAIDPRRASAPETHQEIMRLFGLSLLNKTMFTPASGSLWALSEPMTENEIDQTVSAVKETLDELRPLIKEATPELILT
- a CDS encoding TatD family hydrolase; this translates as MSERSGKIQTVLGFIDPAELGYTQPHEHLLVILIPALQREEAVGEEIRMDNLGWNRQNWTSNPENLRVTSEEDLIEEMRDYKEAGGGAVVELSLTDIARDPEGMARISKATGVHVIMGAGYYVQPYHPPEVESMSEEEIAEEIVRDVIEGVDGTGIKSGIIGEIGLNWPIHDNEAKVLRASARAQQETGAALNIHPGRTSAGPMEAMRIVMDAGGDPERTVMSHIDRTLFSLEDMLELAQTGCYLEWDLFGHEASYYPLAPIDMPNDAVRIDYIIKLIEAGYRDKLLISQDICTKVQLKKYGTDGFSHILKNVLPMMERKGMSQEDIEIITVKNPARMLTFK